Below is a window of Haloglycomyces albus DSM 45210 DNA.
GTCAGGACCTGAACGTACCTCGGCGAGGAATCGCGGGCGTCGAACAGGGACTCCTCTCGCAGCGAGTCTTCGTTCTCAGACGACTCGGTTCGGTTTACATCCTGTGGCGAATTACTCGCCTTGCTGGGGTCAGCTCCGTGGTTGTCGGCCATAGAAAGAGACTAGAGCATCTAGTAATGAACACCTACGACGAGGGGAGTCGGCCAATGGAGTTCGACATTACGGTTGAAATTCCAAAAGGCAGCGCCAATAAATACGAGATCGACCACGAAACCGGTCGCATCCGCCTGGACCGTACTTTGTTCACCGCTACCGTGTACCCGGCCGACTATGGCTTTATCGAGGACACCCTGGGACAGGACGGCGACCCGCTGGACGCCTTGGTCCTCGTGCAACAGCCGACGGTCCCCGGCTGCCTGATTCGTTCCCGTGCCATCGGAATGTTCCGAATGAAGGACGAAAAAGGCGTCGATGACAAGGTGCTGTGTGTCCCCGCTGACGACCCGCGCAAGGACAAGTACCGGGACATCGCCGATGTGTCGGAATTCGATCGCCTTGAAATCGAACACTTCTTTACCGTTTATAAGGACCTGGAACCCGGTAAGAGCGTGGAAGGTGCCACTTGGACGGGCCGTGCGGAAGCGGAAGAGGAAATTCGTCGGTCGT
It encodes the following:
- a CDS encoding inorganic diphosphatase — encoded protein: MEFDITVEIPKGSANKYEIDHETGRIRLDRTLFTATVYPADYGFIEDTLGQDGDPLDALVLVQQPTVPGCLIRSRAIGMFRMKDEKGVDDKVLCVPADDPRKDKYRDIADVSEFDRLEIEHFFTVYKDLEPGKSVEGATWTGRAEAEEEIRRSFQRLKDNGEH